The Actinoplanes sp. N902-109 genomic interval GATGGGTCGATCTGCAGCCGGAGCACCTGGTGCCGAGGCAGGACACCATGGCGGCCCGGGGCGGCCCGATCCACGCCACCGTGCCCAGCCAGCACAGCGAGTTCGCGCCGCTGATCGCCGGCGGTTCGGCCCGCTCGGCGCCGGGCAGCGCGCTGCCGTTCGACGCCGGCATGCTCAGCCGCGCCACCGAGACGCTGGAGGTGGCCGGCCACTGGAACGCTTTCGCGCTGCCCGCCCCGCCCGCACTGCCCGCTCAGCCCGCGCTGACCGCCCAGCCCGCGCGGCTCAATCAGCCCGCGCTGTCCAACCAGCCCGCGCTGTCCAACCAGCCGGCGTTGGCCGGTCAGCCGGATCAGCCCGCGCTGCCGGCGCCGGTCTACGAGGCGGTGCCGGTGGCCGGGCGGTTCCCGATGGCAGAGCTGCCCGCCGCGCCGCCGGTCCTCGAAGCGCCGGTCGTCGTGCCGCACCAGCGCACGTCTCCGGAAACACCCGCGGCGCCGCTGCGCCGGCGGGTGCCGGGCAGTCAGCTGCCGGTCGACACCGGTCCGAGGTCGATCCCGCACGTGCCGACCACGGACGATGCGCTCGCCGCCCGCGAGGCGTTCGAGGCGTTCGAGGACGGCGTCTCCCGCGCCCAGTGGGACGTGGTCGAGCAGGACCTGCCCGCACCCCCGGCGGCGGGTCACCCGCCGCTGACCCGCCGGGTTCCCGGCGCCACCCTGCCGATCGGCGAACCCCGACCGGCCCCGCCGGCCCCGACCGCCCCGCCGCTCGATCCCGACGCCGCCCGGGCGTTGATGGAGCAGTTCGAGTACGGCGTGGCCCGAGCCCTGAACGAAACCCAGCCACAACCCGAGGGACAACCGCGATGACTTCCCCCTTCCCGGCCGACACCAGCAACGGAAACGGCTACGCGCAGTCGCAGCTCAGCGCGGAGGCGAAGACTTTCAACTGGTTGCTGGACTCGTTCACGTCCGGCACCGCAGGCGTCGTCGAGGCCATCGCCGTCTCGTCGGACGGCCTGCTGATGGCGATGTCGGCGATCAAGGACCGGCCCAACGCCGAACGCCTGGCGGCGGTCGTCTCCGGCCTGACCAGCCTGGCCGGCGGCGCCGCCAGCTGGTACCGGCTCGGCAGCCTCAACCGGGTCATCATCGACATGGCCGACGGCTACCTGCTGGTGACAGCGATCAGTGCCGGCTCGGTGCTCGGCGTGGTCGCCGACCGCTCGGCCAACCTGGGCACGCTCGCGTACGAGATGACCCTGTTCGCCACCCGGGCCGGCGGTGCCCTCAGCCCGCGCCTCATCGCTGAATTGAAGAACGCCGTCCAGCAATGAGCTATCCGGCCGTGCCCGAGGAACCGGAACACCCGGCGCCACCTGGGGTCCGGCCGTTCCTGCGTGACCAGCCGCCGGCCGCGGAGCAGCCCGCGCCCGGTGAGCAGACGACCTCGCTGCGCCCGTTCGTCATCACCGCCGGCCGGGTCGCCTCGGTCGATCCCGGCATCGGGCTGGAGACGCAGGTCAGCGCGCGGCCCGGGGCGATGGGGGCGCGGCTGACCCCGGAGCAGCGGGCCATCGTCCACCTGTGCGGCCGGCCGCTGTCGGTGGCCGAGATCTCGGCCAAGCTGCGGCTGCACTTCGGCGTCACCCGGATCCTCGTCGGCGACCTGCGTGCCGCCGGTCACCTCGACGTCCATGTCCTGCAGAGCGATTTTCCCGACCCCGACACCATCATGCGAGTGATCCGTGGACTTCGATCCATATCCTGACAGCCGCATCGTCGGCACGGCCCGCGTCCCGCAGCAGCGCAGCGCGCCGCCGGTCCCCGTCAAGATCATCGTGGCCGGGGGCTTCGGCGTCGGCAAGACCACCACCGTGGGCGCGATCTCGGAGATCTCGCCGCTGACCACCGAGGCCGAGATGACCATGGAGTCGGTCGGCGTCGACGACCCGGGCCAGGCCACCGCCAAGACCACGACCACGATCGCGATGGACTTCGGCTGCGTCACGATCGACCAGACGCTGAAGCTCTACCTGTTCGGCACCCCGGGTCAGTCGCGCTTCTCGTTCATGTGGGACGACCTCGTCCGCGGGGCCCTCGGCGCGCTCGTCGTGGTCGATACCTCCCGGATCGATGACTGTTATCCCGCGGTGGATTATTTCGAGCGCGCTGGGCTTCCCTTCGTGGTCGGCGTGAACACCTTCAACGGGCAGCTGGGCCACAACCTGGACGAGGTGCGCTGGGCGCTCGCTGTGCGTGACGAGATACCTGTACTCCAGTTCGATGCCCGTTTCCGGGGTTCTGTCCGTGATGCCCTGCTTGTAGTGCTCGATCAAGCCCTCGACAAAGCTATGCGAATGCGACAGACGTAAGGTGTGCGCCTAGTCGCTCCACTTTCGGTTCCCAAACCGGCCTCCGAGCGGGCACAGTGTAGGGCGACTGCGTGTGACGGGAGGACGGTGTCGTGCGAGGACTGGACGACGCACTCGACAGGCTGGCGCGCCGCGATCAGCTGCGCCGGCGTGCCGCGGGCGAGTCGGCGGGCACGCCCCCGGCGGTGACCGAGCTCGTCGAGGCCATCGCCGCCGTGGTGAGCCGCAACCCGGCGCTCGCCGTGACCGTCGGCGTCGAGGGCGCGGGCGACCCGACCCTGCTGCACTTCGCCGTCGAGGACGGCATAGTGCAGGTCAGTGCGGACAACTCGGTGGCACAGCGCACCGCCGAGCAGCGCCACGACGACGTCATCGACGCCGACCTCGTGGACCCCGAGCCCTACCCGCCGGCCAACGGCTACCACTACGAGCAGCCGGCTGCCCCCTACGAACAGCCGGTCGCCCCGCATCCCTTCGCGGCCACGCCCCCGCCCGAGGTGCCGCCGCAGACCCCGCACCCCGCGGCCTACGAGCAGCAGCACCATGCCGCCGACGTGCCGCACCAGCGCCGCTCCCCGGACATTCAGCAGACACCCGAGCGCGGCATGCCGGCCCCGCTCCCCGAACCCATCCCGCTGCAGGTCAACGAGGAGGAAACCGAGCAGGCCGCCCGCCGCCTCGCCGCCCTGCTGCGCGAGGACCCCAGCCTGCTGCGCGCCCAGGACTGATCAGCTGATGTCGGCCAGGCCGTCGGTGATGTCGGCGAACCCGGGCGGCACGTCGAGGGCGGTTCCACTCGCCCGCGCGTCCAGGAACAGCGCGGTCTGCAGCACGCCGGTCAGCATCCGCCGCATCGGCAACGAACCGCTGCGATCGAGATAGGCGAAGGCGGGTCATCCCCGCCCGTCGCGGATGGCCTGCTCGACGGCGGCGAGCTGGGTGCTGAGCTGGTCGATGGCGCCGATCGCGCGAGTCATCGGGTCGTCGGCCGGGCCGCCCCGGGCCTGGTCGCGCAGGAACGCCGCTTTCACCTCGGCCCAGCGGTCCTGCTGCCCGGGGGTCAGCCGGCCACGCAGCTCGGCGAGTTTGAGCAGGTTGGCCTCGGCGCCGCTGGTCAGCGTCTGCGCCTCGCCGAGGTAGTGGTCGTCCAGCAGCACTTCCAGCTCGTCGGCGTTCATCGCCGGGATGATCCGGCCGGCCAGTTTGATCATGTTGCGGTAGGAGCCCTGCAGCTGGAACGGCGGTTCGGTGCGCGAGCCGTCGGCTTGGCCCGCCGAGGCGATGTAGGCCCGGTTGACCCGCAGCACGACCCGTTGCACGTGGACCATCTTGCGCAGCACGGACAGCACCTGGGACAGCTCAGCCGCCGAATAGCGATGGCTCAGCCGGTCCGGGCGTACCGCATCGTCGCCCTCGGCCAGCCGCACCAGCAGCGGCAGGTCGGCGCGGTCGCGGGCGGCCAGCGGCGCCAGGACCGGGTTGGCGGTCAGCGCGTTCTCCAGGTACGACATCTCGAACACGTCCTCGCGCCCGCTCAGCACGTCGCCCAGGTTCCAGACGTCGGCCCGGTTGGCGAGCATGTCCGGGATGCGGAACCGCCGGCCGCTCTCGGTGTACGGGTTTCCCGCCATGCACACCGCAAAGCGTTTCCCGCGCAGGTCGAAGGTGCGCGTACGCCCGTCCCACACGCCCTCCATCCGCCGCTGCCCGTCGCACAGCGAGACGAATTTCTGCAGCAGCTCGGGCGAGGTGTGCTGGATGTCGTCGAGGTAGAGCAGCACGTTGGTGCCCATCTCCAGGGCGAACGAGATCTTCTCCACCTCCTGCCGTGCGGTCGCGTCGGGTGCCTGGGCCGGGTCGAGCGACGTCACCGCGTGGCCCAGCGCGGGCCCGTTGACCTTGACCAGGATCAGCCCGAGCCGCTGTGCGACGTACTCCATCACCGTGGTCTTGCCGTAGCCCGGCGGTGAGATGAGCAGCAGCAGACCACCGGCCGGACCGAGCTGCCGGGCCAGGTTGTCGCCGATCAGCGGCAGATAGACGGTGTCCAGCAGCCGGTTGCGCACGAATGCGGACAGCACCGCAGGCTGGTGCTCGGCCAGCCGCAGGCGGTCGCGTTCCGCCGCGGCGAGGGCCGCTCTCTCCCGCTGGTACGCCCGGAACGCCGGCACCCGCTCGACCCGGAATCGCCGCGCCCGGTCCAGGAACTCGTCGAGCCGCACGGTCAGCCGCCCGTCGGCGATCCGGGGGTGCACCGACCGCAGCCCCTCGACGGTCTCGCTGATCGCGGCGCCGCTCTCGTAGCGCTCCACCGCCGTCAGCTCGATCGCCACCGCCTCGGTCACGTCGCTGTCGTCCCCCGCCTCGGGCCGGCTGCGCCGGAACGCGGTGAGCCAGGCGTGCACGAGCTGCCGTTGCGCAACCGGGTCGTCGGCGAGCGCGCGCAGGTCGTCGGCGTACGAAGGCGGGGCGCTGCGGTGGAACCGGTCGAGGAAGGTGCGTGCACCCGCACTGGTCACGAAGCCGGGCGGGGTGGCGGCCAGCTCCTCGACCAGGTATTCGCCGACGGCGGGTTCGGCACCGGCGGCGTGGGCCAGGGCGGTGCTCAGCTCGGTCAGCTCGGCTGCGGCCCCGAACAGGTCGCGCACCCGGACCAGCGACGCCGCGCGCACAGCCCAGGACGCCCGCCGTTCCTCCGGTTCCCCGGCCCAGAACAGCTGGGCAGCGGCCCGCACCCGGGCCGGATAGCGCAACAGGCCGGCGTCGGCATGCAGCCGTCGCAGCGCCGCCAGGATGAGCGCGGCGTCGTGGTCGTGCACACCGCGCTCGTAGCCCTCGTCGTAGCCGGGTTCGGTCTCGCCCTCGAACAGACAGGCGGCCCGGTATTCGGCCCGGGACAGCTCGGCTGACTCGGAGACCAGCGGCTGGTCCCAGAAGTGCCGGGTGCGCTGGAAGCTCTCCGACCGTACCGGGGCCCGATAGTCGGTGCCGGTGATGGCGAACACCAGCTCCGGCCCGTCGGGCACCAGGGTCAGCTCGGCGGGCTGGGTGTTGACCGCGAACCGGTGCCGGCCCAGCGTGATCGTGGTGCCGTCGGCGTCGTACAGGTCGAGCCGGTCGCGCAGGGCCCGGGCGGCCTCCTGCCGGGCCGCTTGCAGCTGGTCGTCCAGCTCCGCCGACCGTACGGGATCACCGAGCGCCCGCAGCTCGTCCGCGACCTCGCGCACCTTGGTGACCAGCGGGTTGGTCGCGAAGTAGGTGTTGACCTCCGGCACCGAGGTGAGCGCGGCGCTCTGCCGCTGCACGGCCGCCACAGTGCGCTGGGCGGAAGCAACCAACCGGTTGATCAGCTGGGTACGCTCGTCGAGCAGCATCTGCCGGCGCGCGGCGAACGCCTCGTGCACCTCGATGCGCTTGGCGCTGAGCTGGTCGGCGAAGTCGTCGATCCCGCCGAAGCGCGATTCCAGCGCCTCGACCTGCACCATCAGCTTGGCGACCTGCTCGTCGCAGCGTGGTGGCGTGTCGGCGAGTGCCAGCGCACCGGCCACCGACTGGTTGAGCAGCGTGAACTCGGCGGCGAACGCGGCCCGGTTCTCCCCGGCGGCCAGCTCGCGGCGGCGGCCGTCCAGCGTGGCCCGGGCCCGGTTGACCCCGCCGAGCACCTCACCGAGGCGTTCCAGGATGCCGATGCGTACGGTCGCGTCGGCGATCGTGAGACCGCCCACCACCTCGGTGACGACCTGCAGCCCGTCGGACTGCGCGGTCAGCTGGCCGGCGATCCCGGTGGCCTCGGCAACCGTGGCGATGCCCGCCGCGTCCGCCACGAGCTGGTCGACGGCCTGCCGGTAACCGGTGAACGCCTCCTCGCGCTGGAGGAAGCCGACGGCCCGGCGCGCGGCCGTGTCCAGCGCGGCGGCGAGGCTGGTGCTGAGGTCGTCGAGCCGGGCTGTGTCGGCGTACCTCATCTCGCGCAGCGTCACGACCTGGCCCTGAGCCTCGCGCAGGGCGGTGAGCTGCTCGACCCAGCCGTCCACGTGGGCCGGTGTGGTGCCCTCGGCCCGCCGGATCAGCGCCGTGACCGTCGCGTCCGTCTCCGCCACGGCCGCCGCGGCCTGCGCAGTCAGCTCCTGCACGGTCTCGAACTCGGCGAGCACCTGGCCGGCGGCGGCCCGGACCTCGGCGAGCGGCGCGGCGAGGTTCTCCAGCTCCGGGTCGCCGATCCAGTGGTAGGTGTCGGTGATCCGGGTGCAGGCCTGGATGATCGCCTCGAACACCGGGCCGGACGGCGTCATCTCGTCGATCATCCGCGCCACCGACAGCGTGTCCGCGATGCCCCGCACCAGGTCCGCGTTGCCGATGCGCGGGAGCGGGCCGGTGCCGACCGGCTGCGCCGCGGCGTACGTGTCGGCGACGTACGGGGTCTGCCAGATCTGCACCGGGTGCACCCGCGCCGGTTCGTCCGAGCCGGCCCGGAAGACGACGAGCGTGCCGTCCTCGAACAGCGACCAGCCGTGACAGGTGATCGGGCCGGCGACCTCCTTGCGGATCACGTTGTAGGGCAGCAGCAGATACCGGCCGGTCGCCCGCGCGTGGAACACGTAGAGCACGTCCTCGCCGTTGACCGAGCGCACCACCCGCTCGAACTCCAGCTCGCTGACGTCGGCGTCGAACGTCTTCCCGGTCCCGGTGGCCAGGTAGCAGCCGCCGGGGAAGATGATCCCCTGGTCGTCGGGCAACCGCCGGCAGGCCTGCCCGATGCCGTCGAGCCGCACGACGTCCCGCGTGCGCGTGTGGAAGACCAGATACCGATGAACGTCTTCCTTGTACGGCAACACGCGCACCAGGATCAGCGCACCGATCCGGGCGTACGCGATCTCGGCATCGGCGAGACTCTGCAGCGGCTCGTCCACCGGCTCGGCGTAGATGCCCTCGCCGTCCTCGGTGTTGTTCTCCACCTTGACGGTCAGCGTGCCCCCGACCGCCTCCACGAACACCTCGTCCTCGATCGAGACGTGCGGGTGGCGCCCGAGGACGTGCTGCTCGCGGGTGGTCGGCGTCCATTCGAAGTCGTGCGCCGGCGGGAAGACGTGGTCGCGTTCGCCGCGGTTGTCCTGATAGCTGACGCTGCCGTCGGTGCCGAGCCGCCAGCGCAGCACCTTGAGGTCGTCGGCCCGGGCGCCGGTCTGGAAGACCGCCAGCAGCAGCCCGTCCCATCGGCGCAGCTGCAGCAGGCGGGTGCCGCGGTAGTAGCGGTACAGCTCGGCGAAGTCGCGCTGGAACGCCGGGTCGTCGAGCAGACCGGGCACGGTGGCCGGCTGGAATGTGCCGTCGGTGAGCCGGTGCACCGCGAACACGTCCGCCACCGTGGTCTCCGACCGCAGCCCGACGAACACGTTGCAGCCCAGCAGCAACGCCCCGCCGACCTGCACGGCATCACGAGCGACGCAGTTGTTCCCGGTGCGGATGCGCTCGGTGCCGAGCAGCCGCATCTGCTGCCCGCCGAACGTCGCAGTCCGGCGGGCGTTCAGCGTCTCCGCGCCGGCGGCCAGCTCCTTGGCGTGCGCGCCCAGCCGGGCCCGCAGCACCTCGTAGGTGCCGGCATCGAGGGTCGCCGTCACCGGGCCGCCGGAACTCTGGCGTCAGCCAGGCCCATCTCCCGCGCTGCGGCCAGCAGTTCCTTGAGCTTGCCGGAGTCCTCGCGCCCGGCCATGATCTGCTGGGTGAGGAAGGCCGACAGCGTCAGGTCGGCCACGTCCCCGGTGTGCAACGCACCGACCACCCGGCCCAGGTCGTCGGCGAGGCTGGCCGAGCCGTCCAGATAGCGCGCGCCCAGCCCCTGGACGACGGCGGAGTGCTCGACGAACCCGTCGATGCTCTTGCCCATCGTGATCGAGCCGATCAGCTTGTCGAAGAACACCGAGTCGCCGCCGACGATGTCGATGTCGGCCTTCTCCAGGCCGGTCGCGATCAGGGTGGCCTGCGCCTCGGCGATGTCCTTGTGGACGGCGATGCCGGCCAGCCGGATCTCCTTCTCGGCCTCCAGGCGCAGCCGGTACTCCTCGTGCTCGCGGGTCGCGTCGTCGAGCGCGGCCATCGCCCCGGCCTTCTCCTGCAGCCCTTCGGCCTCGCCCTTGAGCTTCTCCCGGATTGCCGCCGCGGCCACCAGCGCCTTCTCCCGCTCCACGGCGGCCTCCGCGCGGCCGACCTTCTCGATGGCGTCGGCGTTGCGCTCGCGCACCTGAACGTCGGCGAGGCCTTCGGCGGCGGCTGCGGCCTGCGTACCCTCGGCCAGCCGGATCTTGGCCCGGGCGTCGAGCTCGGCGGTCTGCTGGCGGGACTCGGCCAGCAGCAGTTCCTCGCGGGCCTTGAACTTCGCTGCGGCCTCCGCGGCCTCGGCCGCCTTGATGTCCTTGACCAGCGCCTCCTGCGCCTCGG includes:
- a CDS encoding roadblock/LC7 domain-containing protein, giving the protein MTSPFPADTSNGNGYAQSQLSAEAKTFNWLLDSFTSGTAGVVEAIAVSSDGLLMAMSAIKDRPNAERLAAVVSGLTSLAGGAASWYRLGSLNRVIIDMADGYLLVTAISAGSVLGVVADRSANLGTLAYEMTLFATRAGGALSPRLIAELKNAVQQ
- a CDS encoding DUF742 domain-containing protein, producing the protein MSYPAVPEEPEHPAPPGVRPFLRDQPPAAEQPAPGEQTTSLRPFVITAGRVASVDPGIGLETQVSARPGAMGARLTPEQRAIVHLCGRPLSVAEISAKLRLHFGVTRILVGDLRAAGHLDVHVLQSDFPDPDTIMRVIRGLRSIS
- a CDS encoding ATP/GTP-binding protein, with product MDFDPYPDSRIVGTARVPQQRSAPPVPVKIIVAGGFGVGKTTTVGAISEISPLTTEAEMTMESVGVDDPGQATAKTTTTIAMDFGCVTIDQTLKLYLFGTPGQSRFSFMWDDLVRGALGALVVVDTSRIDDCYPAVDYFERAGLPFVVGVNTFNGQLGHNLDEVRWALAVRDEIPVLQFDARFRGSVRDALLVVLDQALDKAMRMRQT
- a CDS encoding DNA repair ATPase gives rise to the protein MTATLDAGTYEVLRARLGAHAKELAAGAETLNARRTATFGGQQMRLLGTERIRTGNNCVARDAVQVGGALLLGCNVFVGLRSETTVADVFAVHRLTDGTFQPATVPGLLDDPAFQRDFAELYRYYRGTRLLQLRRWDGLLLAVFQTGARADDLKVLRWRLGTDGSVSYQDNRGERDHVFPPAHDFEWTPTTREQHVLGRHPHVSIEDEVFVEAVGGTLTVKVENNTEDGEGIYAEPVDEPLQSLADAEIAYARIGALILVRVLPYKEDVHRYLVFHTRTRDVVRLDGIGQACRRLPDDQGIIFPGGCYLATGTGKTFDADVSELEFERVVRSVNGEDVLYVFHARATGRYLLLPYNVIRKEVAGPITCHGWSLFEDGTLVVFRAGSDEPARVHPVQIWQTPYVADTYAAAQPVGTGPLPRIGNADLVRGIADTLSVARMIDEMTPSGPVFEAIIQACTRITDTYHWIGDPELENLAAPLAEVRAAAGQVLAEFETVQELTAQAAAAVAETDATVTALIRRAEGTTPAHVDGWVEQLTALREAQGQVVTLREMRYADTARLDDLSTSLAAALDTAARRAVGFLQREEAFTGYRQAVDQLVADAAGIATVAEATGIAGQLTAQSDGLQVVTEVVGGLTIADATVRIGILERLGEVLGGVNRARATLDGRRRELAAGENRAAFAAEFTLLNQSVAGALALADTPPRCDEQVAKLMVQVEALESRFGGIDDFADQLSAKRIEVHEAFAARRQMLLDERTQLINRLVASAQRTVAAVQRQSAALTSVPEVNTYFATNPLVTKVREVADELRALGDPVRSAELDDQLQAARQEAARALRDRLDLYDADGTTITLGRHRFAVNTQPAELTLVPDGPELVFAITGTDYRAPVRSESFQRTRHFWDQPLVSESAELSRAEYRAACLFEGETEPGYDEGYERGVHDHDAALILAALRRLHADAGLLRYPARVRAAAQLFWAGEPEERRASWAVRAASLVRVRDLFGAAAELTELSTALAHAAGAEPAVGEYLVEELAATPPGFVTSAGARTFLDRFHRSAPPSYADDLRALADDPVAQRQLVHAWLTAFRRSRPEAGDDSDVTEAVAIELTAVERYESGAAISETVEGLRSVHPRIADGRLTVRLDEFLDRARRFRVERVPAFRAYQRERAALAAAERDRLRLAEHQPAVLSAFVRNRLLDTVYLPLIGDNLARQLGPAGGLLLLISPPGYGKTTVMEYVAQRLGLILVKVNGPALGHAVTSLDPAQAPDATARQEVEKISFALEMGTNVLLYLDDIQHTSPELLQKFVSLCDGQRRMEGVWDGRTRTFDLRGKRFAVCMAGNPYTESGRRFRIPDMLANRADVWNLGDVLSGREDVFEMSYLENALTANPVLAPLAARDRADLPLLVRLAEGDDAVRPDRLSHRYSAAELSQVLSVLRKMVHVQRVVLRVNRAYIASAGQADGSRTEPPFQLQGSYRNMIKLAGRIIPAMNADELEVLLDDHYLGEAQTLTSGAEANLLKLAELRGRLTPGQQDRWAEVKAAFLRDQARGGPADDPMTRAIGAIDQLSTQLAAVEQAIRDGRG